GTCGTTCGCTCGCGCCAGCGCTTTCGCGGAGACGCCGTGCGCCTTCGCGATCCGCGACAGCGTGTCCCCCTTCCGCACCGTGACCGTATCCCCCGATTCCGACGCCCGCTGCTTCCCGCGCCCCACCCCGAGGCGGGCCCGGCGCGACCCTTCCTCGACCCGCATGTGCGCCATCGTCAGCTGGTCGGGGGAAACCTCCTTCCCCGGCACCGCCTCCTCCTCCAGAAGCCCCACCACCGGGATGACCAGGCGGGACGTGCGCTTCAGGGAATCCTTCTTGAGTCCGTTCAGCTCCCGCAGGTTGTCGATCGAGGCTCCGTATTTCGCCGCCAGCCCCTGGAGCGTCTCGCCCTTGCGGACATCGTGGCGGAGGAAGGTGATCTTCGCCTGGGTTCGAATCTCCTCCATCCGCTCCTCGGCGAGCCGGGCGACGTCCGCGGAGAGCCGCAGGACGTAATCTTCCCGGTTCGGGGGCGTGCAGAACCTGCGCAGCTCCGGGTTCCACTCGCGGAGGGTTTCGTACGGGACGTCGAGGATCCGCGCCACCGCGGCCAGATCGGTTCCCCCGGGGACGACCGCCGTCCGGAGATCGATCGGCGCTTCGTACTCGACGTGGCCGAAGCCGTACTTGTCCGGCTCCTTGGCGATCGTGAGCGCCGCGAGCATCTTCGGAACGTAATCCTTCGTCTCCTGCTTCAGGTACCGGTACCGGATGAGCTCGACGTAATCCTCGGACTTGTACCGGCTGACCGCCTTCATGATCTTCCCTTCCCCCGCGTTGTACGCGGCGGCGGCCAGCGGCCACGACTCGAACATCCCGTAGAGGTCGCGCAGGTAGGAGGCGGCGGCATGGGTCGATTTCTCCGCGTCGCGCCGCTCGTCGGCCCACCAGTCGATCCGGAGCCCGTAGCGCCGCCCCGTCCCGACGATGAACTGCCAGGGGCCCGCCGCCTTCGCCACGGAGTACGCCTTCGGAGAGAAGCCGCTCTCGATCAGGGCGAGGTAGACCAGGTCGTCCGGCAGACCGTACCGTGCGAGGATCTTCTGCATCATCCCCGTGTATTTCCCCGAACGGGACAGGTACAGCTCCATCTTCTTTCGGCCCGTGGTCTGGAAGTAGCGGATGAACTTGTCGATGGGCCGCGTGAGCCCCGCGAACACGCCCTCCTTCCCCTTCCCCACCTCTTCCGACGCGTTGTCGAAGAAGTCGTCCCCGATCCGCTCGTCCTCGTCTTCCGCGACGAGGATGCGGGTCACCTCGACGTCGAGCTCTCCGGGGGAGAGCACGCGGTCCTTTGCGGTTTCGGATGGAGGGGCGATGAGGGAAGGGACGGCGGCTGGGGCGGGAGCGGCTGGGGCGGGAACGACCGCTGCGGCGGCCGGGGTCGGCGGTTTCGCCGTGGCGGCGGGGTCGGCCGCCTTGCCGGGCGCGGGATCGGGAGAAAGCGACGTCGACGGGACGGATACCGGAGCGGAGGACTGGGACGGCCGTGAATCGGGAGCTCCCGCCGCCGAGGCTTCGCCCGCCGGGCAGGAGGCCGGGGAAAGGATGCCCAACGCCAGAAACAGCGCGGCGGCGACGATCCCGGTGGCGATCCGCCTCTTCAAATTCCCTCCGGAAGAACCATTATAAACCTTTATTTTACTTGGTTATTCCGCCATCGTCAAGGATTTCTCCGAGCAAGCGGAACACCGTCCCCGGGCGGTCTTTTCGGCGGAATCCCGAAAAAAATTCGCACACGGGAAACGGTCGGCCGCTCCGGGGCGGGCCTCCTGTTCAGAGGGGTACGGGATCGTACCCCCCGTCCTCCCGCGGAACGTGGGCCGACACGGGGAGAAGGCGGGACGCGGATAGGACCTCCCGGGCCCGGGCCCGCTCCCTCAACGGGATCCGGATCGCCAACCCGCAGTCCGAGGTCAGTCTCCGGGGAACGGGGATGAGCCGCATGGGGACCCCGCCTTTTTTGAGCCGCTTCTCGGCCGACATGACCTGATGGGTGCCCCGGAAGATGAGAACCATCTCCGGCGACGTCGCGTGAGCCAGGGACCGCTCCTCCCGGGGGGACGTCCCCGACGGCGAGGCGTTCGGACCGCCGCGCGGGTGGGAATGCGTCCGCGATCCATTATAATGGACCGATGCCGGTTTCCGCTCCTCCCCCGTTCCCCGCTGCTTCGTGGCCCCTGTTGCTCCTCATCGGGGCCGTCGCGCTCGTCGTGAACCTCCCCCTGGGATACGCCCGAGAAGGGTGCAGGAAATTCTCCCTGGGCTGGTTCGCCTGCGTGCACCTCTCCGTGCCGCTGATCGCGTACCTCCGACTGGACAACCATGTGAGCGCGTGGGCGATCCCGGCGTTCCTCGCGTGCGCCGTCCTGGGCCAGTTCGCGGGCGGGCGGATCCGCCGGATCCGGCAGGCGCGCCCGTGAGCAGGAAGGGAGCGGTCCCCCTCTCCGCGGACATCGAGCGGTACCTCGCGTCCCTGGGCCTCCCCCAGGTGACGCTCCTCGTGGCCCTGCACAGGACGTGGGAACGGATCGTCGGGCCGCTCCTGTCGGCCAAGGCGGCCCCGGCGAGGTTCCGCAACGGGGTGCTCACGGTCGCCGTCGCGAACCACGCATGGGCGCAGGAGCTGCAGCTTTCGAAGCCGGCCCTCCTGGCGAAGATCGTCGAGGCGACCGGTCCGAAGAGCCCGGTGACCGACCTCCGGTTCGTGGTGGGGCCCTTGCCGTCCCGGGAGGAGGATGCGGCCGGGAAACCCGATCCGCCCGACCGCGCCGCGCGCGACCCGGAAGGTCTCTCCTCGGTCGCCGACCCGGAGACGCGGGAGTCCCTGCGCGCCATCGGCCGCCGCCTTCGCCCGAAGCGTTAGGAGCCCCGGAAAAGCGCGCAGATCCGGTCTACCTCGGGGAGGTATTTCCGGCGGTCGCCGTGCAGGTACAGGGGGGGAAGTTCGCGAGGTTCGCGGGCCGCGCCGCTGGAGGCGCAGTAGAGGACCCGGGACGGGGGGCTCCCCTCCCGGGGGTGGACGGCCCGGACGATTTCCCCGGCCATCCCTTCGCGATGGGCGCACGCTTCGATTTCCGGAAGCCGTTCATGCGGGAGGACGACCGCAAACCTCCCCGCCGGGGCCATGTGCCGCGCGGCGGCGGCGAACAGCTCCGGGAGGGAGCACGAGACCTCGTGCCGCGCCGCCTCCTTCCCCGGATCGGGGTTGCGACGGCCCGTGCCGGCTCGCCGGTACGGCGGATTCGAAACCACGAGATCGAAGGAGCCCGGCACGATTCCCGCCGCTTCCCCGCGGAAATCCCCCGCCACCGCCCGCATCGAACCGTCCAGGCCGTTTTCCCGGAAATTCTCCCGCGCGAAGGAGAGCAGCTCCTCCTGGATCTCCACGCCGAGGCCCGAGGCAATGCCGCCGGACAGGCGCGAGAGGAGGAGAAGGAGGACGCCGCATCCGGTCCCCAGGTCGAGAACGCGCCCCCGGGCGAACGGTGCTGCGAACCCGGCCAGGATCACCGAGTCGATCGAGAACCGGTACCCGCGCTCCGGCTGGCGGATGATCAGACCCCCGGGGGATGTATCCCGGTTCATAACTGCGTGCTCCCCATCAATACGGCAAAGTATCGGGAAGACCGCACGGAAGGCGCACGCAAATCGAGGCGCCGGCGGAGTCGCCGCAGGAGGGGGGCGCCCCACTCCCGTACGAAATACGCTCCCTGGGGTACCCCGATGTAGGAAGAACGGGGGCACAGTGAGGCCGGCCTCCAGGGTTCCGTTCCCGAAGAGGCCGTGCACCGAGAGGGTCGATGCGCCGCCTCCGGCGAGGCGCCCGACCGAGGCGTACCCACGGTGGTACGGTGAGGGAGGGGAACGATGCCGGGGCGGATGCAGCGGGCCTCGAATGCCGGGATCTGAGGGAATGGAGCCCTGGAGGCCGGTGCGCAGCCGTGCAGGTTCACCGCACGGCGAGCCACGAACGGAGCCCCCCTCCGAGGCGGCGCAGCCGAAGGGCGAGTTTCGGAAACGCAGCGACTTCCGGAATCGCAGTTTGGATACGTTGCCGTATTTGTGAACTGGGGCAATTACCCCGGAACTCTGTCATCTCCCGACACGGGGAAGATGAGGAGCCCCGTGCCGATCTTCGGGTAGAAGAAGGTCGACTTCTGCGGCAGCACGTGCCCGGAGAGCGAGACGTCGCGGAACTCCGGGATCGTGACCGCGTTCATGAAGAAGGCGGCCTGGATCGCGCCGGAGGCGAGCTCCTTCGCGCACTTGGCCGGCTCCTTGTAATACTTCACGAACTGCCCCGCCGTCACCGCCTCGGCGGAGATCCCGAGAAGCTGCTCCAGGATGAACCCGTGGAGAAGCACGACGTCGAGCGGGCGGAGCTGCGGAGGGAACTTCGGGAGGAACCGGTCGCAGAACGCCGGAAGGTCCGGGAAGGTGGCGATGTGATACCGGTTCCCGCCCGCGCTCCATCCGATCGCCTTCCCCGATCCGCCGGCGGCCTCCACCGCGCGCATCGCGTCCTCCGCCGAGCCTTCCCGGCTCTCCACCGGAAGGTGGGCGCGCATCTTCGCGAGGAGCGCGTCCTCCGAGAAACCGGCCACGGAGTGGATCCCGCGGTGCGTGGGGAGGATGACGATCCCCTCGTCGTCCATGTTGCACAGGAACATCAGGACGTGCTCGTACGCGGCGGCGGGGTTCGCGCCGTGCTTCTTCCGCATCTCGTCGCGGAACGCCAGCGCCGTCTCGTACCGGTGGTGCCCGTCGGCGATGAAGACTCCCTTCCCCTTCATCCCGTCCACCGCGCCCAGGATCGCCTTCGGGGCCGACACCGTCCAGACCCGGTGCTTCACTCCCAGGTCGTCGACGGCGGCCATATCGGGCGCCGCGGCCATCGCGGAGCGCAGGCTCTTCAGCACCCCGTCCGCCGGATCGGAGTAGAGCGCGAAGATCGGGCTCATGTGGACGTCGGTCGCGCGCATCAGGGCGAGCCGGTCCTCCTTCGGCTTGGACAGCGTCCGCTCGTGGGGGTAGACCTCCCCCTCCCCGAACGCCGACAGCCTCAGCGCTCCGAGGAACCCCTTCCGCACGTAGGTCCGCTTCCCGGGGATCGTGAACTCCTGCTCGTAATAGTAGAGGGACGGGACGTCGTCGCGGACCAGCGTCCCCTCCAGGAGCCACTCGCGGAACCATGCGGCGGCGCGGGTGTACTTGTTGGCGCCCGGGCCGTCGCCCACCTTCGCCATCCCGAAGTCGACCCAGGTGATGTTCTTCGGATGGCGCCGGTGCAGCGCCTCCTGTTCCTCCGGGGAGATGACGTCGTACGGCGGGGCCACCACGCGGGTCAGGTCCCCCACCCGCGCTACGTCGTAATGGATCCCCCGGAACGGTTTCACGTCGGCCATTGTTTAGGTCACTCCTTTTCCAGGAATTCCGTGATGGCGCGGAACGGGACGACCCCCTCCCGCAGCAGTACCGGACGGTCGTCGGTCATCCGGACCACGGTGGAGCCGGGAGATCCCGCGGCGCCCCCTTCCGCGCCCGCCGCCCGGGACGTCCTCCCGTCCCACAGTACCCAATCCACTTCCCCGGTGAACTCCCGGACGATCTCTTCGGCCGATTCCCAGGCGCCGGGGTTCCCGGACCGGTTCGCCGAGGTCCCCGTGACGGCGCCGGACATCCCGCGCGCCAGCGCCCTCGGGACCGGGTGGTCCGGTACGCGCAGCCCCACGGTGTCGCCGCCGCCCGTGATCGCCGGGTGGATCCCCGGTTCGGAGGGAAGCACCAGCGTCAAAGCGCCCGGCCAGAAACGGTCCATGAGCCGGGCCGCCTCCGCCGGGACGTGCCGCGCCCACCGTTCGACCTCCTCCGGGCCCGACAGCAGCAACGGGATCGGCTTCCCGCGGTCGCGGCTCTTGGCGGCAAGGAGTCGCGACAGCCCGGCGTCGGAGAGCGG
Above is a genomic segment from Deltaproteobacteria bacterium containing:
- a CDS encoding LysM peptidoglycan-binding domain-containing protein, with product MKRRIATGIVAAALFLALGILSPASCPAGEASAAGAPDSRPSQSSAPVSVPSTSLSPDPAPGKAADPAATAKPPTPAAAAVVPAPAAPAPAAVPSLIAPPSETAKDRVLSPGELDVEVTRILVAEDEDERIGDDFFDNASEEVGKGKEGVFAGLTRPIDKFIRYFQTTGRKKMELYLSRSGKYTGMMQKILARYGLPDDLVYLALIESGFSPKAYSVAKAAGPWQFIVGTGRRYGLRIDWWADERRDAEKSTHAAASYLRDLYGMFESWPLAAAAYNAGEGKIMKAVSRYKSEDYVELIRYRYLKQETKDYVPKMLAALTIAKEPDKYGFGHVEYEAPIDLRTAVVPGGTDLAAVARILDVPYETLREWNPELRRFCTPPNREDYVLRLSADVARLAEERMEEIRTQAKITFLRHDVRKGETLQGLAAKYGASIDNLRELNGLKKDSLKRTSRLVIPVVGLLEEEAVPGKEVSPDQLTMAHMRVEEGSRRARLGVGRGKQRASESGDTVTVRKGDTLSRIAKAHGVSAKALARANDLSSGAKLMAGQRLTLPDSDAAGKEPPAVKRTADKVEQAPKKKTVRYKVHKGDTLEKIARVYGVTTDALAVRNRLKQGDPLRLGAVLVIPLES
- a CDS encoding DUF3343 domain-containing protein, whose amino-acid sequence is MVLIFRGTHQVMSAEKRLKKGGVPMRLIPVPRRLTSDCGLAIRIPLRERARAREVLSASRLLPVSAHVPREDGGYDPVPL
- a CDS encoding DUF721 domain-containing protein; the encoded protein is MSRKGAVPLSADIERYLASLGLPQVTLLVALHRTWERIVGPLLSAKAAPARFRNGVLTVAVANHAWAQELQLSKPALLAKIVEATGPKSPVTDLRFVVGPLPSREEDAAGKPDPPDRAARDPEGLSSVADPETRESLRAIGRRLRPKR
- a CDS encoding methyltransferase, translating into MNRDTSPGGLIIRQPERGYRFSIDSVILAGFAAPFARGRVLDLGTGCGVLLLLLSRLSGGIASGLGVEIQEELLSFARENFRENGLDGSMRAVAGDFRGEAAGIVPGSFDLVVSNPPYRRAGTGRRNPDPGKEAARHEVSCSLPELFAAAARHMAPAGRFAVVLPHERLPEIEACAHREGMAGEIVRAVHPREGSPPSRVLYCASSGAAREPRELPPLYLHGDRRKYLPEVDRICALFRGS
- a CDS encoding DUF1015 domain-containing protein produces the protein MADVKPFRGIHYDVARVGDLTRVVAPPYDVISPEEQEALHRRHPKNITWVDFGMAKVGDGPGANKYTRAAAWFREWLLEGTLVRDDVPSLYYYEQEFTIPGKRTYVRKGFLGALRLSAFGEGEVYPHERTLSKPKEDRLALMRATDVHMSPIFALYSDPADGVLKSLRSAMAAAPDMAAVDDLGVKHRVWTVSAPKAILGAVDGMKGKGVFIADGHHRYETALAFRDEMRKKHGANPAAAYEHVLMFLCNMDDEGIVILPTHRGIHSVAGFSEDALLAKMRAHLPVESREGSAEDAMRAVEAAGGSGKAIGWSAGGNRYHIATFPDLPAFCDRFLPKFPPQLRPLDVVLLHGFILEQLLGISAEAVTAGQFVKYYKEPAKCAKELASGAIQAAFFMNAVTIPEFRDVSLSGHVLPQKSTFFYPKIGTGLLIFPVSGDDRVPG
- a CDS encoding threonylcarbamoyl-AMP synthase; translation: MTRLVRLDSERLTFLPPEVFASLREGGMVIYPTDTLYGLGVNPLSDAGLSRLLAAKSRDRGKPIPLLLSGPEEVERWARHVPAEAARLMDRFWPGALTLVLPSEPGIHPAITGGGDTVGLRVPDHPVPRALARGMSGAVTGTSANRSGNPGAWESAEEIVREFTGEVDWVLWDGRTSRAAGAEGGAAGSPGSTVVRMTDDRPVLLREGVVPFRAITEFLEKE